A window of the Lagopus muta isolate bLagMut1 chromosome 1, bLagMut1 primary, whole genome shotgun sequence genome harbors these coding sequences:
- the PLEKHA5 gene encoding pleckstrin homology domain-containing family A member 5 isoform X18: MAAPAELSAERLRALPGSWSYGISQGGRVFFINEEAKSTTWLHPLTGEAVITGHRRSADLPTGWEEAYTFEGARYYVNLRYTGVV; encoded by the exons ATGGCGGCCCCGGCGGAGCTGAGCGCGGAGCGGCTGCGGGCGCTGCCCGGCAGCTGGAGTTACGGGATCAGCCAGGGCGGCCGCGTCTTCTTCATCAA CGAGGAGGCGAAGAGCACGACCTGGCTGCACCCGCTGACCGGAGAGGCCGTGATCACCGGGCACCGTCGCAGCGCAG ACTTACCCACAGGTTGGGAGGAAGCTTATACTTTCGAAGGTGCAAGATACTATGTAAA CTTACGTTACACTGGTGTTGTATAA